GCCTTTGAGTTCCGGGTGACCGTACCGCGAAAGGGCCCGCTTGATGAACTCGTCCACGATCTCGGTTCTCTCCCGGGCAAGCTCGTAGCCTATGAGGGCCTTGTTTTTCCTGCTCCTCGCGTAATGGCGCCTGCGTATATGCTCGTAGGAGTCCGTAAAGAAAGTCAGAAGCTCATTTTCAGTGGTCTCAAGTTCTTTCACTTTGGGATCCTGGGAAACAAATATCCGTTAAATCCTGACACTTAGCGCCACCCCGTCGCGAAGGGGAACCACCGTGGAGAAAAACTCCGGGTCCGAGAACAAAAGCCGGTTAAACTCCAGGACTCCTTCGGTGCTCTCAGAACCTCCGCCGCCGAGAACCCTCCCTCCCCAAAGCACGTTATCGGTAATAAGCATCCCCCCGGGGTTAAGCTTCTCCCGCGCAAGCTCGACAACCTGCGGGTAGTTCTCCTTGTCTATGTCATTGAATATCATATCAAATTTACGGTCCGAATTCGCCAGTACTTCAAGCGCGTCCCCGCAGACAAAGCGGAGCTTGCGAATCTGCCCGGCCCGCGTGAAGTACCCGCGCGCCGCCTCCGCATTTTCCTCAAGCCAGTCCGTACAGGTTACCACGCCTCCGTCACCCAGAAAAAGGGAGAACCAAAGGGCCGAGTACCCGAACCCGGAACCCATCTCGAAAATGCTTTGCGGCCTGCGCAGAAGGCATATCTGCGAAAAAAACCTTCCCACAAGAGGCCCCACTATTTTCACGTCGCTTCCCTCAGCCCGCTTTTCCATCTCATAGAAAACCTCGTGAACGCGGGGGTAGAGAGAGAGAATGTAGTCTTCGATCTCGGGGTTCGTTATAGTTGCGCCTTCGTCCATCACCCGTCCTCGCCCCGTCCGAAATCAACGAAGATCTCCCCCGTCCCCGCGGACTTGTTCTCCACTCTCGCAAGAACGAAAAGAAGATCCGAGAGGCGGTTAAGGTAGACCAGAATCTTGCTCCCCTCCTCGGAATCCCCGAAAAATTCCTCAACGCCTCTCTCGGCCCTCCTGCACACCGTGCGGGCGAGATGAAGCCAGGCGGCGCCCTCCGCCCCTCCCGGCAGAACGAATTCCCTAAGCTCTCCGACCTCAGGCAAAAACTCATCTATCCGTTCCTCGAGCCGTTCCGCCATCCCCGCGGTCACCCTCGGCGGGGAAAAAGTCGAATCCCGCGGGGTAGCCAAGTCGCTTCCCACAGTGAAAAGCGCGTTCTGTATTTCCCGCAGAAGCTCCTTAACCCTGGGATCGACCGCTTTTGTGCAGGCAACTCCCAGAACCGAGTTAAGCTCGTCCACATCGCCGTACGCATTGACCCTCGGTGATGATTTTCTCACCCTTTTTCCGCCCAGAAGCGAGGTTTTCCCGTCATCTCCAAGACCAGTGTAAACAGTAGTTATTCTCTTTTTAGGCATTTGAAAAAATTTTAACCGCCTTCCCGTGAGCTAAAAAGAAATTTTCCGTTGTCCAGATTGGAAGATGCCCTATAAATCTCGTTATCCAATCAAAAGGAAGTTATGAGATGCTCTCTCAATTCGGATATAAAATATATTATAGAAACACACAGAATACTTGAGAGCTTAGTTGCGTACTGTCAGGAAATCTGAGTTTGAGATACTAGGCATAGCGCTTCTGAAAAACAGCGGGGTTAAATTTTTTCAAATAATGGGAATCGCTGTAGCATTATCAATGGGTTAGGTTGAAAATCACGGCAACCGAGGAGTATGTCATGGCTGAAATCAAGAG
The DNA window shown above is from Candidatus Dadabacteria bacterium and carries:
- a CDS encoding O-methyltransferase translates to MDEGATITNPEIEDYILSLYPRVHEVFYEMEKRAEGSDVKIVGPLVGRFFSQICLLRRPQSIFEMGSGFGYSALWFSLFLGDGGVVTCTDWLEENAEAARGYFTRAGQIRKLRFVCGDALEVLANSDRKFDMIFNDIDKENYPQVVELAREKLNPGGMLITDNVLWGGRVLGGGGSESTEGVLEFNRLLFSDPEFFSTVVPLRDGVALSVRI
- a CDS encoding cob(I)yrinic acid a,c-diamide adenosyltransferase codes for the protein MPKKRITTVYTGLGDDGKTSLLGGKRVRKSSPRVNAYGDVDELNSVLGVACTKAVDPRVKELLREIQNALFTVGSDLATPRDSTFSPPRVTAGMAERLEERIDEFLPEVGELREFVLPGGAEGAAWLHLARTVCRRAERGVEEFFGDSEEGSKILVYLNRLSDLLFVLARVENKSAGTGEIFVDFGRGEDG